Part of the Ignavibacterium album JCM 16511 genome, ATGCTGAATGGTTATGGAAGATTATGATTTCGAAAGGAAAATTTTCTGCAAAGAATCAATCATTTTTTCGCGGAAAATTGGTTTTGCGATGAAATCATCAAATCCTGCAGCAATAAATTTTTCTTTATCACCTGGCAAAACATAAGCTGTAACAGCAATTATAGGTGTGTTTTCGTAACCAGGCATTTTGTGAATTAACTTCAGTGCATCAAGTCCATTGTATTCGCCCTGAAGATTAATATCGATAACAATGAAATCAAAATTTTGCTTATCAAGTAATGGTAAAGCATCTTCAAAACTTGGGGCAAACTGAATATCTTTCAATCCTTTTAACTGAACTTTGAATAATATTTGCGAGTCAACCTGATCTTCAATATACAGACAATTTAATTTTGATAGATCAAGTGTTGGCGGAAGGATTTCTTTTTGTTTTTCTGTTATGGTTGTTTCGGTGGTTCCAATTCCTTCATTCACTTCTTCAAGATCTTTATCAAGCTCTTTCGATATTTCAGTAAGTTCGTCTTCCTGCTCAACTATTGGCTTTTCAATTTTTTCAGATTCGGGAAGTTGTGAGGTTAATAATTCAGAAACCGGAGTAACTGGTTCGAACTCTTCTTCTGGTAGAATTTCCTGTGGAGCTTCTACTTCTTTTTCTGATTCCTGTTGCGATCCGAATACAGGTTGTTCCTGAATTTCAGAACTTTCAACCTGAGTCTCTGTTGGTTGTTCAAAATGAAATACTTCCTGCTGTTCAACTGATTGTTTTTCACTAAGCCTAATTGGGAATATAAAACCACATTCAGTTCTACCGGCGAAGTTAACTTGTTTGGTGAATTTCCCTCCCAGTAAGTCAACAAAAAATTTAGTAAGATGAGTTGTCAGTTTTGGAGCACCCAAATCTTTAGGATCACGATCTTCAGCAAATAATTTTTCAAGAGTGTTGGAAAGATATGATGAGATAGAACCATATTGATCACTTAGAGAAATAATGAATGATTCATTGTCAAGAGAAAAAGCAGAGAAATATATTTTCTTTTCGCGTGTAATCCTTGCAATCACTTTAATCAATCCACTAATCATTCTTTCGAATTTATCTTTATCTGTTTCGAAAGAGAGTGAAGATGAAATTTTTCCATAGCCAAATTCTATGTCGCTAAGTCCCACTAAATCTTTTACTTGTCTGTCAATCTTGTCAATTATTTCTGTAATTGATACTGATTGAATTTTTATTGGTGACTTTTCCTGAATTATTTCTGTGTACTCAATAACTGAGTTCATTGTATCAAGTAACTTTATTCGATTCTGATTTATGATTTCTGCAGCCTCCTGTTGTTCCGGAGTTGGTTCAGAAAGACTGTCAATGATTTCCTGTGAAAAACCAAAAATTACATTCAGAGGTGTAAGTAGTTCATGAAAAACTCCGGATAAAAATGAAGATTCAGGAATTTCTTTATTCACTCTTGCTTTAACAGGTTTTTCAACAATCACTTCTTTAATTACTTCTTTTACAATTTCTTTAGTTTCTGATTTTGCCTCTTTTATTTCAGGCATTCTTAAAACAATAGTGAAAGATTCTATTTCATTATTTACATCGAGTAAAGGATTAGCTACCACTTCGCTTTCTACAATTTGATTATCAGCTTTCTTAACTGACAATCGAATCGTAATTGGTTCTTTTAAAGATGATTGGAAAATAGTTGAATTGACTAAACCTCTTTCTTCATCTTTCGCCAGAGTAATAAAAGAAGAGTCTAATAATTCTTTTTCTTCATATCCCAATCTTTCGGTAACAGATTTATTAATAAACTTAATAAACCCCATTGCATCGGTTACGATTACAGGGTCTGAAGTAGAATCAAAAATAGTCTGAAAGATTTTATACTGTTTTTCTTTTTCAATTTTATCTGTTACATCTCGAACGATTGTAAAGTGAGCATCTTTATCATTGAATTTAAACTCAGATCGGCTAATTTCAACAAAAACAGTACTGCCATTTTTTCTTTTATGTCTGAATGGTCTGCTAAATTTTTTGTCAAGATCAGATTCATTAAAAGAATCAAGTAAGGTTTGTATATCTTCCGGAGAATAAAGGTCAGTTAAATCAAGCTGAAGGAACTCATCTCTTGAATAACCATAAAGCTGAAGTGCTGCTTCATTAACTTCGAGAAATTTTAGATTCTCTTTATCATAGATAAAAATCGGTTCAGGATTTTTCTGTATTAATATGTCAAACATTCTTCCTCTATGCTTGATTAAGTGTTCAAGATTATCAACTTTTTCAACAGGATAAAATAACAGAATCAGATTTTGAGTTTTCCCCTGTGAATCAAAATGCTTTTTAACCTTAAGAAAATATTTTGCAAAGTCCGTATCAACGGGATTAAAAGTCTCGTCGATTTGAATTTGCTCTTCTTTTAATTCACTTTCTAAAAAAGAACTAAGATTTTCAGTAAGTAAATAAGGAAAAATTTGCTGAATATGTTTGTTCAACAAATCTTCTGATTTTTCACTTACCAATTTAATAAATTCTCCATTAGAATGCTGAATCAATCCATCTTTAGAAATTATTAAAATTGGTAGTGGAACTTCTGAAAAAATCTTGCCAAATATATGATGATTTTCCTTTGCTAAAACTTTCTGTTGAGAAATAATTGCCGCTGAATAGAAGAATTTTCCTTGCTTATCATTAAGTGGTAAAAGGATTAAAGGTTTACCAGTTGCTTTTTCGGATGTGAACTTCAGACCGTCTATTACAATAGCCTTTTTTGTTAACCTGAGATAATCAATTGAAGAATTAATAATGTTTGCCTGATAAGGAAAGATTAATAAATCAGTGTCTCTGTTTTTTAATACTTCGATATTTATTCCCACAGCATCTTCATAATTCTTATTGAAGAGGAATAACTTTCCGGATTCATCTTTTATCCAGATTATTTCAGATCTTTCATTAAGAATTTTCTTAATTCTGTTTTTAATTAAAAGTGTAAACGGTAATAATGAACTTATTTCCGAGAAAAAATCCAACAGCTCTTCATCAATATAATTTTTAACATCATCAGTAACTTTCAACTTTATCTCATTAAATTCTTTTACAGGATATTCTTCTGCTGAGAAAATAACCATAAAATATTCTTCTTCTTCAAACTGAAGTCTGTTGATAGTTAGATCTGTTTGGATTTCAAGTTCTTCAAAAAGTATTGATACAGTTGATATTTTTTGAGCAATGTTGGTTTCACGAAGAAGCAGAAATTTCTTTTTTAATTCCTCAAGAATATCTGTATTAAAAATTTTCTGAGCTTCAATAATTTTTTTATTGTGGACTAACTGAATAAATAATTGGTTGGACAGAATAATTCTCAAATCAAAAGATAAAATAATTGTTGGGTAAGGGATTGCTTCAATTGCCGGATGCAGAAGTTCTGAAATGTTTAATTGCTTTTTATCCAAAACTGTATATGCGATTATTTTTTTGTTTACTACCAGCTAAAATAAATATTAAATATTTATTATTTAATATCCGCATCATTAAACCCCAGTTAGAAATAATCTCAGTATTTAGTGCAATGACAGATTTAATAACAGGAGAATAAGGAGCAAAATAAAATAAATTATTTGTTCAAGTCTTATTCTCATTTAATTCACTAAATATTATTGTCAAAAATTATATTTATTCTAATCTCTTCTTTTGGTGAGATTGATTCAAAATTAATTTTATAGTAATTGGTTAAAGAATCTTTTTGAACAAATCGGCTTTTACCATTTATCTGTATGTCATAAATGATTTTATCAGAAAGTTTTTTTGAATCAATTACTAAATCAAAATTTCTGATTTCGAATTCATTTGGATTATCTATCTGAATAACTATTTCACTGCTTTTTTCAAAAGCGTCAACTTTAATTTCATTAATTAGAAAATCATTGATTAACTCTTTGCGGTCAAATGGTTTAAGCACAGATTTTATCTTTGAAACTTCATTAACAGTTTTGTTAGGATTAAGCTCGTTACATTCTATTTTGTCAGGGTATTCTGCAACTACAATCTTTTCTGACAGGCACAAATTAAGATTAGAAAATGGTGCTTTAATTACATTATAAATCTGGTTGTAATAATAATTTTTATCGTTCTTAATCAGAATCGTTTCAATTCCTGCAAAAGATAGTCTTTTGATTTCTCTTTCATCAAAGCAATTCTTGTCAAGGATTATATAATCAACTTTCGTTTTTGATATATTTATTTTTTTATCAAAGTATCAATGTTAGTACTGCAACTGACTTTTAATGCAAACGAAAGTTGATTTCCATATTCATTAAAGAATGAAATGAGTTTTTCAGGATTATCGGATGCAACTACTACAGGAAAATTCAGGTTAAAAAATTGCATCAAATCTTTTTTGTTAACAGTCAATGCTTTTGTAAAATCAAGCAACCAAAAAAAATATTTTTTGTGTTGCTCAGATTTTGTTAACCAAATTCCCGAATCCTTCCCAACCCAGCTCAAAAGATATAAAAGCAAATTTTGAAAATTCTCTATAGAATTTTTATCACTAATAATTTGATTGAATGAAAACCCGAAGTGAACAAATCTTCCTGACGATTTAAATCCATAAAATGAGCTGGTTAAATCATATTGATTATTACAACATCCGAAGGAAAACGAATACTGATTATTTACTTTGTATAAATTTTTTAATGCAGAAGCATTAATTAATATCTCAAAATCTTTTTTATGTTTTAAATAATTTGTTTCAAAAGTAAAATGCTGTACAAAGTTTTGATTAGTGGAATTAATAATTTGCTGAGATTCAACTCCATAAAGTTTTTCGAGGATATCAATTTGTTCATCATCTTCAATATAATACATGTTACCGAACGAAATAACTCCCATTCCATTTTCTAATATTGACATCAGAGAGTAAAACTCGTCTTCCGAAAGAATCACGGAAGTTGGAAAGATAATCGCATCAAATTTTTGTAATAATAAATCCTTCAGCTCATCGGAATAAAGAACAGAGTAGTGAATTTTATTTTGTAAAAGGAATAATTCGAAAGAGGTTATATCATTAACTAGCTCCTGATTAAATGAGTTATTTTGAGTTTTCAAATCGGAAGGCAAAACAATTGCCATCCGGTTTTGAGAAAACAGAACCGAATATAAGACTAAAACAAGAAAAAGTATTTTCGATTTAATTCTTACCATAAAAAATCAGCTTGTAACTCTATCATAATCAATAAAATAAATTCGGGATTCGCCGGCATCGAGTTTATCAATGTATAAATACAGCATCTGCGAACCATCATTATGTTTTATAGATGCGGGACGAGTTCCAATTATTTCGGAATCGAGAGTGAGATTCTTAACCTTTTCATTCAGATCAATATCAATTACAAGATTATTTATCATTTCATTGCCAGGGTTTGAAACTTTAATTGCAACGCGACTATTACCTCTTTTCTCTGTTTTAATTTCTACATAATCCTTTTTCTCATACCAGCTTTGAATATCAGACGCTGAAGCTATCCAGAAATTTTTAGACTTTAATTCAGCAATTAAATCTGAAACAACTTGTACAAATTCATTCTTCAATTGATAATCAGTGTGTAGCTTCACCAGATATAATCCGCCTTCGAACAAAATTCTGTCAATATCCTCCTGATAGGTATAAAATTGAAATTCCGGTTGGTTCAAACCGAGATCACGGATTACCTCATAATCATCCCGTGCAGTTTTGGTGATTGAAAGAATTCTATCTTTGCCTCTTATAATTGTTTTTGGAACTGAACGATCTGTAAGTGAATCTGTAACTAAATATTTTAATTCATTCTTGATGCCTGCTGCTATTGTATTCTGGTCAAATAATCCATAAAGAGGGATTAAACCTTTTACTTTTCTTCCTGAAATATTTTCAAGAACATTTTTTGATTCGGCAATTTTCTTTATTTGAAGTTCTAATGAATCAAGTTTATTTATCTGATCATTAACAGATGTCAAATAACCTACATCAACAATAGCTGCAATTTCTCCGATGTCAGATAATTTTTTAATTAATTCAGGATTACTCTGTGCAAGATCTGCTTCGACAAAAAAAGTGACAGGAATATTTTCTTTCCTGATAATCGGCAATACATTTTCAATGTTCTTTGAATCTTCAGAAACTATGAATGAAACAATGGCAGCAGAGTTATAACCTGTTGGCCAGTCTTTTATATGACCGATTGGTGAATAAGTAAGCCACTTAACCGAATTATTGAAAAGTTTTTCGAAGTAAACATAATCATCCTGAGAACCGATAACAGAATTTATTTCAAAGCCCATCCAAACAAATCTACCTTTTCCATAATTGCCGTAAACGATTCCAGCGGTTTTTTTAATTTCTTCTCTAACGAGTCCATATTCTGCTTTGTAGTTATACCAAAAACTTACTTGTATAGTACGAGGATCAAGAACCTCGACTGCCATTGGTCTATCCCACGTTGCAACCTTTAATGGAAATCCGGTTGGAACATTTGCAGTCAGTGGTAAGCCACCACGAAGAGTATGAATTTTATAAATTTCGTTTACGCTAATTTCTTTTGTAAAGTTAATTCCAAAAACTTCATTAAGAAATTGCCATCCTTTCCATTTACCATCGTTTGAATAAGAAGCAATTGCACCTGTTGCATAAATACTTCCGCCTGATTCAAGATATTTTTTTAGTTTGATGATTTCCTTTTCACTCAGAGCTTTTATTCCTGGGAGAACAATCAGTTTATAATTTGACAGATCATCCGATTCAATTTTCTTATCATCAATAACTTCATAATTGACATTAAGATTTGAGAGAAATTTTTTCCAGGTTGAGATGTTATCAACTAACCAGGTGCTTCCCTTTGGCAAAACATTTTGTGTGTATTCGGAGTAAAGAATTGCGGTGTCATTCTTCTTTCCGTTAAATAAACTTTTGATTGTTTGTTCTGTTGGGATTAAGTCATATACGCTAAACTTTCCGAACACTCCGCGAAGCACAAAAAGGTATATCAGAACAGAGGAAAGCAGAATTATGCTTCCGCTTAAGAGTAAGAAAAGGGCATTGATTCTTATTCCATATTTGCGATTGATTATTTCCACTTTACAGCTCCTGAGCTTCTATCCTCTTGCGGAGTAATATAACCCTCAGAAGTGTACTTCATGAATTTAGTTTCGTCAGTAAGTTTTTTCTTTGGAGGTTCATCTGCTTTAACTGATGAGGGTGAATATTCTTTTGGTGGTGGCGTAAAAGCTGCCGGTGCTGGTTGCGGAGTTCTTTTCACTTCGTCCGGAGTATAAGTAACACGTTGTTCTGCAAAAACTGGTTGAGGCATCGGAGTAACATAAGGGCTTTGAGTTTCTGTAGGCATAATAACTTCTGCCTGATATTTTGATGTCTGAGTTTCGATCTGCCTTTGATATTTTCTTTCTCGCACTTTGTACAAAATATAAGCCCCGATTGCAAGCAAAAAAGTACTGATTGTTGCAACAAGAATAATCGTAGAAAGTATCGGGATAAGTTCCATTATGTTACCTTAATCTAATTACCGGAAATTGGAGCAACTATTGTATTTGTTTGTCTTTCTAATTTTCCCCAGGTCATACGAATACCGAGGAATTCTTCAATTGTCGACATCGTTTTACATATATCTATAATAAGTATGAAAACCATTCTGTAAAGCACTGCGTACCAGATTAATCTGAATTCTTCTTTCTCTACTGCAATACAATAAAGAGCAGTAATCATATCAAGAAGAGCAAGTCCGGCCCACCAGAAAAACAGCAGATTTGAAAAACCGAAAACAAGAGCTGCAGTTATAAAAAAAGCATTTGCAGCAATATTCATAACCGGCCAAACAAGAGCTTCATAAAACATTGTCCATAAAACAAAAGTATATCCAAAGTTTAATGTTGGATTAAATAAAAATCTTTTATGTTTTCGAACAGATTGAAGTATGCCTCTTGTCCATCTGTATCTTTGTTTCAACAACTGCTGAAGTGTTGCTGGAGCTTGCGTGAATGATACGGCCAAGGGTTCATAATAAATTTTCCAACCTTTTGATAATAATTTTAATGTTATATCAGCATCTTCAGCAAAAGTATCACTTGAATAAAACCCCGCCTCTTCCAAAGCTTTCCTTCTGAATACTCCGATAGGTCCAGGGATAATATTAACCAATCTCAAAAAACTCTGGGCACTTCTTGCCATATTCAATCCTTCAATATACTCAAGCGCCTGAAGATCGGTCAGAAATTTTTTACGATTTAATACTTTAACATTACCGGCAACAGCGCCAATTCTTTCGTCAGTAAAATGTCTCAAAGCTGTTTTAAGAGTATCCGGTAGCAATTGAGAATCACCATCCATACATAGTACAAACTCTGCTTTTGAAAATGCAATGCCTGTATTTAATGCCGAAGCCTTACCGGCATTATGTTTATTTATCAAAGTAATTTTAACATTAGAGAATTTCCCTCTCCTTACTCCGACAAGACCCTCGCAAATTGACTTTGTGTTATCAGTAGATCCATCATTAACTATGATAATTTCATAATTCGAATAATTAAGATTTAAAAGCGAGTTTATTGAATCATGAATAACTTTTTCTTCGTTATAAACCGGAACTATAACTGAAACAAAAGGACTAAAGTCATTTTCTTCTTCAGAAAAAGTATATTCATTAACATAGAGATAAGCCATAATGAGAATGGCAAAATATCTCACAAGAAGAATGAAGAGGAAAATTACCAGTGCGACAATAACTGAGTATTCAATCAGCGCGCTAACCGAAAGAACTGTAAGTGGTAAAGTCAAGTAAATTATTATAAGAAGAATTATTGAAGCTAAACCACTAAACAAAATTCTTCGTAAATATTTTCGCTCTAAATTTTCTCCCTTCTGTTCATTCTCCGGTTGATTGAATATGTAGTAAGCCCTCTTAACCGTAATATTTCTCGTTATAGATTGGAAAAAATTATTACACTTAGGGCAACAATAGTGCCATAAAGTGCGATTTTTAGCTGTTTTTTAAGATTATATTTTTTATTGTCTGAACCATTATAGGAAAGAATTTCCTGCTTGTATCATATCTAAACAAGCATTTTCAGAGAGAAATTAGAAGTGAAGATATCACAGAAAAAGAACCATAACCACCGGTTTCTTTGCGATATGTTTTGCCACCGGAAATGTAAAGGTTAAAAGAAAAATTCTGAATAAAATTATAACCGAAATCGCCGGAAGCTTCAGACAACACATAATTGTTTTCAGGAATTATTCCTGCTTTACCACCAATCTTTAAAAAAGTTTTTGA contains:
- a CDS encoding PAS domain S-box protein, with product MDKKQLNISELLHPAIEAIPYPTIILSFDLRIILSNQLFIQLVHNKKIIEAQKIFNTDILEELKKKFLLLRETNIAQKISTVSILFEELEIQTDLTINRLQFEEEEYFMVIFSAEEYPVKEFNEIKLKVTDDVKNYIDEELLDFFSEISSLLPFTLLIKNRIKKILNERSEIIWIKDESGKLFLFNKNYEDAVGINIEVLKNRDTDLLIFPYQANIINSSIDYLRLTKKAIVIDGLKFTSEKATGKPLILLPLNDKQGKFFYSAAIISQQKVLAKENHHIFGKIFSEVPLPILIISKDGLIQHSNGEFIKLVSEKSEDLLNKHIQQIFPYLLTENLSSFLESELKEEQIQIDETFNPVDTDFAKYFLKVKKHFDSQGKTQNLILLFYPVEKVDNLEHLIKHRGRMFDILIQKNPEPIFIYDKENLKFLEVNEAALQLYGYSRDEFLQLDLTDLYSPEDIQTLLDSFNESDLDKKFSRPFRHKRKNGSTVFVEISRSEFKFNDKDAHFTIVRDVTDKIEKEKQYKIFQTIFDSTSDPVIVTDAMGFIKFINKSVTERLGYEEKELLDSSFITLAKDEERGLVNSTIFQSSLKEPITIRLSVKKADNQIVESEVVANPLLDVNNEIESFTIVLRMPEIKEAKSETKEIVKEVIKEVIVEKPVKARVNKEIPESSFLSGVFHELLTPLNVIFGFSQEIIDSLSEPTPEQQEAAEIINQNRIKLLDTMNSVIEYTEIIQEKSPIKIQSVSITEIIDKIDRQVKDLVGLSDIEFGYGKISSSLSFETDKDKFERMISGLIKVIARITREKKIYFSAFSLDNESFIISLSDQYGSISSYLSNTLEKLFAEDRDPKDLGAPKLTTHLTKFFVDLLGGKFTKQVNFAGRTECGFIFPIRLSEKQSVEQQEVFHFEQPTETQVESSEIQEQPVFGSQQESEKEVEAPQEILPEEEFEPVTPVSELLTSQLPESEKIEKPIVEQEDELTEISKELDKDLEEVNEGIGTTETTITEKQKEILPPTLDLSKLNCLYIEDQVDSQILFKVQLKGLKDIQFAPSFEDALPLLDKQNFDFIVIDINLQGEYNGLDALKLIHKMPGYENTPIIAVTAYVLPGDKEKFIAAGFDDFIAKPIFREKMIDSLQKIFLSKS
- a CDS encoding glycosyltransferase family 2 protein; the encoded protein is MFSGLASIILLIIIYLTLPLTVLSVSALIEYSVIVALVIFLFILLVRYFAILIMAYLYVNEYTFSEEENDFSPFVSVIVPVYNEEKVIHDSINSLLNLNYSNYEIIIVNDGSTDNTKSICEGLVGVRRGKFSNVKITLINKHNAGKASALNTGIAFSKAEFVLCMDGDSQLLPDTLKTALRHFTDERIGAVAGNVKVLNRKKFLTDLQALEYIEGLNMARSAQSFLRLVNIIPGPIGVFRRKALEEAGFYSSDTFAEDADITLKLLSKGWKIYYEPLAVSFTQAPATLQQLLKQRYRWTRGILQSVRKHKRFLFNPTLNFGYTFVLWTMFYEALVWPVMNIAANAFFITAALVFGFSNLLFFWWAGLALLDMITALYCIAVEKEEFRLIWYAVLYRMVFILIIDICKTMSTIEEFLGIRMTWGKLERQTNTIVAPISGN
- a CDS encoding polysaccharide deacetylase family protein, encoding MEIINRKYGIRINALFLLLSGSIILLSSVLIYLFVLRGVFGKFSVYDLIPTEQTIKSLFNGKKNDTAILYSEYTQNVLPKGSTWLVDNISTWKKFLSNLNVNYEVIDDKKIESDDLSNYKLIVLPGIKALSEKEIIKLKKYLESGGSIYATGAIASYSNDGKWKGWQFLNEVFGINFTKEISVNEIYKIHTLRGGLPLTANVPTGFPLKVATWDRPMAVEVLDPRTIQVSFWYNYKAEYGLVREEIKKTAGIVYGNYGKGRFVWMGFEINSVIGSQDDYVYFEKLFNNSVKWLTYSPIGHIKDWPTGYNSAAIVSFIVSEDSKNIENVLPIIRKENIPVTFFVEADLAQSNPELIKKLSDIGEIAAIVDVGYLTSVNDQINKLDSLELQIKKIAESKNVLENISGRKVKGLIPLYGLFDQNTIAAGIKNELKYLVTDSLTDRSVPKTIIRGKDRILSITKTARDDYEVIRDLGLNQPEFQFYTYQEDIDRILFEGGLYLVKLHTDYQLKNEFVQVVSDLIAELKSKNFWIASASDIQSWYEKKDYVEIKTEKRGNSRVAIKVSNPGNEMINNLVIDIDLNEKVKNLTLDSEIIGTRPASIKHNDGSQMLYLYIDKLDAGESRIYFIDYDRVTS